In a single window of the Thermococcus stetteri genome:
- a CDS encoding monovalent cation/H+ antiporter subunit D family protein translates to MGLIAVLVAIPLLFAFLTALTIPLRMEKYAKYIFLAGALLPWLAYLLAGRGSEVVGGWPKIGGIEVALDTYSSLLVLGELILFSAVALYSINYFKKDVKPLVLLLLVHAGLLGAFISRDLFNFYIFMEIASVSSFALVGLPGEKRAIRAAYRYLMLSLLASYFFVFSIGIIYLKTGYLNLELVSQVPPSKEIRAAVAVAFTSLLLKAGIFPLHLWLPDAHANAPSPVSALLSGAVVKAPAYGMVLLSLHLPLSGTFRTVLLGTAFASMLFGVAMALLQKDIKRLLAYHTVSQMGYVLLGIATPNPLGAIYYAFAHMLFKGGLFLSAGVLVDRAKTRELNELSYRGDPLLMASTLMLSLAIGGIWPFVGSSAKAALLKALPYGRELFYLAGLGTLASFTKLNYYLMKGEGNRYGFTVLPPLIMALATLLAGIWLGSSPKAVDAYLLLGGVVLFLLLKTSGVLNAKLPKWETTPRDVNIGAALFALVLLLLHLSQG, encoded by the coding sequence CCCCTGAGAATGGAGAAGTACGCTAAGTACATCTTCTTGGCCGGTGCGCTCCTTCCCTGGCTGGCCTATCTCCTCGCGGGGCGTGGAAGTGAGGTAGTCGGCGGCTGGCCGAAAATAGGCGGGATAGAGGTCGCGCTCGATACCTACAGCTCCCTTCTCGTGCTCGGCGAGCTGATTCTCTTCTCAGCTGTAGCTTTGTATTCAATCAACTACTTCAAAAAAGACGTGAAACCCCTGGTACTGCTCCTCCTGGTGCATGCTGGTCTTCTCGGGGCGTTCATAAGCAGGGACCTCTTCAACTTCTACATCTTCATGGAGATAGCCTCGGTGTCTTCCTTTGCCCTGGTGGGCCTTCCCGGAGAGAAGAGGGCAATAAGGGCTGCATACAGATACCTCATGCTCTCCCTCCTCGCCTCCTACTTCTTCGTGTTCTCGATAGGCATCATCTACCTCAAGACCGGCTACCTGAACCTCGAACTGGTTTCCCAGGTCCCACCCTCAAAGGAAATTAGGGCGGCCGTTGCGGTGGCCTTCACGTCACTTCTCCTCAAGGCGGGCATCTTCCCCCTCCACCTGTGGCTCCCCGATGCCCACGCCAACGCCCCCTCCCCTGTCTCGGCGCTCCTCTCCGGTGCAGTTGTCAAGGCCCCAGCCTACGGTATGGTGCTCCTCTCGCTCCACCTCCCGCTCAGCGGAACCTTCAGGACTGTTCTGCTCGGCACGGCCTTTGCCTCCATGCTCTTCGGCGTTGCCATGGCGCTCCTCCAGAAGGACATCAAGAGGCTCCTCGCCTACCACACCGTCAGCCAGATGGGCTACGTCCTCCTCGGGATAGCGACCCCCAACCCGCTCGGAGCTATCTACTACGCCTTCGCCCACATGCTCTTCAAGGGTGGCCTCTTCCTCTCTGCCGGAGTCCTGGTCGACAGAGCCAAGACGAGGGAGCTGAATGAGCTCTCCTACAGGGGTGACCCCCTTCTGATGGCCTCCACCCTGATGCTGAGCCTTGCAATAGGAGGGATATGGCCTTTTGTTGGCTCTTCAGCGAAGGCAGCCCTCCTAAAGGCGCTTCCCTATGGGAGAGAGCTGTTCTACCTCGCTGGTCTGGGGACTCTCGCTTCCTTCACAAAGCTCAACTACTACCTGATGAAAGGAGAAGGAAATAGATACGGTTTCACAGTGCTCCCGCCTCTGATAATGGCGCTTGCAACGCTTCTCGCCGGCATTTGGCTTGGAAGCTCTCCAAAGGCGGTGGACGCTTACCTGCTCCTGGGTGGAGTGGTGCTTTTCCTGCTTCTCAAAACAAGCGGCGTACTCAACGCGAAGCTCCCAAAATGGGAAACAACGCCAAGGGACGTGAACATAGGAGCGGCCCTTTTCGCGCTCGTCCTCCTGCTACTCCACCTCTCTCAGGGTTAG
- a CDS encoding ACT domain-containing protein, with product MRHYELVKIKEDGKIELPLEFSYELGLVKGAYFLVEVDTDLKEAHIERIALPGKKLVEVELVVEDKPGVLAKVSGLFGKHGINILFNESEELSELGLAAIVAIVDVSGSRISLEELKKALMELKEVKELTLREVE from the coding sequence ATGAGGCACTACGAGCTTGTAAAGATCAAGGAAGATGGAAAGATCGAGCTTCCCCTTGAGTTCTCCTACGAGCTCGGGCTAGTTAAAGGGGCATACTTCCTCGTGGAGGTGGACACCGACCTCAAAGAAGCCCACATTGAGAGGATAGCCCTACCGGGAAAGAAGCTTGTGGAAGTCGAGCTTGTGGTCGAGGACAAACCGGGAGTTTTGGCTAAGGTCAGCGGGCTCTTTGGAAAGCACGGGATAAACATTCTCTTCAACGAGAGCGAGGAGCTGTCCGAGCTGGGGCTCGCGGCGATAGTTGCAATAGTAGACGTCAGCGGGAGTAGGATTTCACTTGAAGAACTTAAAAAGGCCCTCATGGAGCTGAAAGAGGTTAAGGAGCTAACCCTGAGAGAGGTGGAGTAG